ACAAAAACGACGGTGAAGGGTTGGACCGTGGGCAAGGCCACCTTACCGAAACTCCAATACGGGTGATTTTCTGGGGTTTCCTCTCCGATACGGGAAATTGCCGCTGCATTTCTATTTCACGTCTGCCGCGGCAATTTCACGTGCCAGCATGATCTTTTTTCGCGTCAGGCCCCCGCCGTAGCCGCCCAGTTCTCCGGAGCTTCTCAGGACCCGGTGGCACGGGATGAGCCAGGCGACGGGGTTTTTCCCGACCGCCGAGGCCGCCGCCCTCACGGCATCAGGTCTGCCTGCGGCCCTGGCCACTGCAGCATAGGAGACCACGGCGCCATCGGGAATCCGGAGAAGCGCCTGCCACACCTTGATCTGGAAGTTGGTGCCCCGCAGGAAAAGGCCGATCCCACTGCCTCTCGTCCATCCGCCGGCGAATATCCTCACGACCGTTTCCCCTGTGGCGCCCTTCCCTTCGGCGATGGAAGCGGCGGGCCACCTTTTCCGCAGGTCCTCAAGGGCCTTTTTCCCGCCATTTTCGCCGACGAACCGCAGGTCGGTGACGCCGCTCCGGGTCATGGCCAGCAGCGCCAGGCCGAAAGGCGTCTCGTGAAAACCGTATTGGATGTCAACCCCCGCGCCCCCGGCCTTGTACTGGCCAGGGGTGATCGCCTCCACCGCGACGAACAGGTCGTGGAGCCGCCCCGGTCCGCTAAGGCCCACATCGAAAGCTGTGTCCATGACCGAAGCGGACCGGTTCAGGAGTATCTTTGCGTTTTCCACGGTCAGGAACTGCAGGTAGCGCTTGGGGCTCACCCCAACCCACTTTTTGAACACCTTCTGAAAATGGAAAGGG
The sequence above is drawn from the bacterium genome and encodes:
- a CDS encoding methylated-DNA--[protein]-cysteine S-methyltransferase; its protein translation is MPMETLDTRWEMSMVPSDYEKMEKAIRFLEDNSGDQPALDETARHVNLSPFHFQKVFKKWVGVSPKRYLQFLTVENAKILLNRSASVMDTAFDVGLSGPGRLHDLFVAVEAITPGQYKAGGAGVDIQYGFHETPFGLALLAMTRSGVTDLRFVGENGGKKALEDLRKRWPAASIAEGKGATGETVVRIFAGGWTRGSGIGLFLRGTNFQIKVWQALLRIPDGAVVSYAAVARAAGRPDAVRAAASAVGKNPVAWLIPCHRVLRSSGELGGYGGGLTRKKIMLAREIAAADVK